In Thermococcus sp., the genomic window CCATCATCCTCTCCGGACTCGGCCCCCGAAGGAGCTTCTCAAGTGCCTCCCTTCCCCAGAGCTCTATGGCCTTCACAACGTCACCGTCCAGAACTTCTCTCGTTGATAGCCTTCCAAGAGGAACCACGAGAACCCGGTAGTCCTCGAAGAACAGGTTGTCGACAACCCCGATTCCCGGACCGCCGGCCTTAACGCGAACCTCCATCCCTCCGGCCATCTGAGCCACGACGTCCCCGAGACCGCCCCTGTTGATGACCTCATACTTGTGCGCTATCTGAGCCGCTTTGAGCCATGTCCCACCGAAGGTGTAGCTCAAAGCCAGAGCCGTGCCCAGGGCGCCGCCGGCACTGTTACCGAAGCCGTATCCATTTGGGAAGTCGAAGTACTGCCAGATTTCAACCTCCCCATGGAAATCCCGGGGAACGAGTTCATCCGCGACGGAATAGCTTATGATCGCCCGTTTCTTCTCAACAGGCTCACCGTTGAAGGCGATGTGAATGTGCCTCTCAAGGGAGCCCTCCTCCACGCTCGCGAAGACGTTGACGCCCTTGTCGATGTTCACGCCCGCCCCGAGGGAGCCGGCTTTGAGCGGGTCATCGTGAAACATCGGGACGAAGAACGCCGTTATATGCGCTGGGACAAAAGCCCTAACGAGCACTCTCTCACCTCCGAGAAGAGGTTGAACGTTTGCCTTTTAAAAGTGGCGAGAAAAGAAAAAGGAAAGACTCATTCCTCTACCACGTACACGGGAACCTTTCCGTGCGGTATGCCGTACTTCTTGCCGTACCACTCACTGAGGAAGTACCAGGCCCCGATGAGGAGCACGAAGCCAAGTGGCAGGAGGATCCACCAGCTGTGGACTCCGAGTCCGAAGAGGAGGTAGAGGATTATGCCGACGCCCGAGGCGGTCATTGCGTAGGGAACCTGGGTCGTGACGTGGTCTATGTGGTCGGAACCGCTGAACATCGAGCTCATGATTGTCGTATCACTGATCGGGGAGCAGTGGTCGCCGAAGATACCGCCGGCGAAGACGGCACCGATTGCCGCGAAGACCTCCGGGCCAACGTAGCCTGTAACGCCGTAGGCGAGGGGTATCGCTATCGGCAGCATGATGCTGAAGGTTCCCCAGCTCGTTCCGGTCGTGAATGAGATGAACATCGAGATGAGGAACACTATCAGCGGCACCCAGCTCCCGGTGACGCCGGCGCTCTTGGCGAGGTCGACGATGTAGGGGGCGGTTCCAACTGCGTCTGTCGCGCTCTTGATGCTCCACGCGAGCAGCAGGATGGTGTTGGCTATGACCATCTGCTTCATGCCGCGGACTATGGCGTCCTCGGCTTCCTCAATCGTCATCTGCTTGGTGGCGAGCACGAGGAAGAAGGCCACGACGACCATCGCGAAGCTTCCCCAGAGGAGCGCCAGTGCAGAGTCGGAGTTCCCGAGGACTCCCATCAGTCCATCGGTGGCGTAGACCTCGCCCCCACCGCCGGTGTACCACATACCGTAGAGGGTGACGAAGATCAGCGTCAGTATGGGCCATATGAAGATGTGGACGCTTCCCCCCTCCTTGGGCATGCCGAGATCAACCTCGGTGGTCATTAGCGGCTTCGCACCGTCACGCAGGACTTTGCCCTCCGTCCTGGCGCGCATCTCGGCCTGGAGCATGGCACCATAGTGCCTGTGGGTGAGCGCCACGATGAAGACGAGTATTATCGCCAGTATCGAGTAGAACCTGAAGGGAACGCTGTGGGCCCACGCACCGTAGGCGCCCCCAACAGACGCCAGGTCAACGTTCAGCTTGCTGAAGGCGTCCCCTATCAGGCCGACCTCGTAGCCTATCCAGGTCGAGACTATCGCCAAACCCGCGACCGGTGCAGCCGTTGAATCGTCGATGTATGCAAGCATCTCACGCGAGACCCTCGTCCTGTCGGTGATGGGCCTCATGGTGTTACCGACGATGATGGTGTTGGTGTAGTCGTCGAAGAATATGAGCACACCGAGGAGCCATCCCATCAGAGAGGCGCCGCGGCTGCTTTTAACCCTGCTCGCGAGGGCGCGGCCTATCGCATACGCACCGCCGGACTTATAGATCAGCCCGACGCCGGCTCCAATGAGGAAGTCGAACAGCAGTATCTTGACGTTCCAGTCGTCGGTGGCGTTCGCCACTATCCAGTCAAGGGTCTGCGTGGTTCCGGTCACTGGGTTCCAGCCGGAGATCATGACGCCCCCAATCCAGACACCGGCGAACAGCGCTAGGATAACCCTCTTCGTCCATATCGCCAGTATAATAGCCACCAGGGGTGGCAGCAGAGACAGTATTCCGAAATCCGACACGGTTTCACCCCCACCTAAATATCATGCCTTGAATTCTTGGATGGGATATAAGCTTTCCTGAAGACTTTTTGACATAATGACATATTTTCGAAAATTTCATGGCTCCTTTCCATACATTTGAACCGAATTTCCTGCGTTCTGGTGAATACTGGTGTACCCCTGCATTAATGCATACTCTCAAGTACAATAATGCGCACCAATTCCATAAAAATCTTTCCCAGAAAAAGCTTCAGAAAAGAGTGTTTTGGGCTTAAAAAACGCTAAGTAGGGACGACTTACTCGGAAGAGTAATTGAAAAGTGGGAGTAATTTCATGGAGAGCCTCTGATGAGCTCCTTCAGTTTCAGGAAATCCTTCCGCAGTTCCTCCTTCAGCGGGGGACGGTATAGGGCCACCGCCGGGTGGTACATCGGCATTATGACGAATTTCCCGAAAAGGGTGTTTGCCTCGAAAGTTTTCCCGTGTATCTTGCTTATCGGTTCGGCTTCGAAGCCGAACTTTTCGAGGATGTAGCGCATCGAGTGCCTGCCGAGGGGCACTATCACCTTGGGCCGGATTATGTCTATCTGCCTGTCGAGGTACGGGGAGCAGGCCTTGATTTCATCATCGGTGGGGTCGCGGTTTTCGGGGGGGCGGCACTTCACTATGTTGGTGATGTAGACCTCGTCCCGGGTAAGCCCTATCTCAGCCAATAGCTCGTCGAGAACTTTACCCGCCCTGCCGACGAAGGGAAGGCCCTTCTGATCTTCCCAGTACCCCGGTGCCTCTCCGACGAACATTATTTCAGCACCGTAACTTCCGGAACCAGGAACGGCGTTCGTTCTGAGCTTCCCGAGGGGGCACCTCTGGCACGCCTTAATCCGCTCCTCAAGCTTTCTCATCGCCTCTTCCCTGCCCATGGGAACACCTCATTTCCTGAGTCCGAGAGTCTTCTGGGCGAGGTAGGCCTTGAGGAACTCGACCCAGGCGGTGTAGTAGCCCTTCTCGTATTCGTCTCTGAACTCGTGTTCGAGTATTCCCTGGAAGTGCTCAAGGAGCTTCTCTGCCTTTTCCCGGTCGTGCTCGTTTATCAGCTGGACTATAAGCGCGTCGGTGTCGTTGTCCTTCAGGGCGCTCATGAATCCGTTTATGGCCTTTCCGTAGCCCCTGCCCCACTCGTCGGAGCCGGCCATCTTCTGGAGCTTCTCCAGGTGCGCCTTCGCCTTTGTGAAGTCCCTCCTCAGCAGAGCACGGAGGAACATTTCCATCCTCATTTCTCTCGCTGGCATCTCACCACCGGACTAAGTTTGAGGGCCTGCTTTTAACCTTACCCCTCTACCCAAGTATGGGGCATAGATATGCAGGAAAATCTTCATATTTACGCAAAAGTTTTTATACCAGATGATTGGATAAATGACCAAAGGCGAAAGTTGAAGAGGTGAGTAGCATGGCAGAGAGCGTTGGTGAAGTGCCCAGCGGTGAGAAAGAATTCGACCAGCTAACGAGGAGGATCAGGGACATAGTCGAGTTCCCGGAGATCAGCGAGGAGGAGTTCGAGGAGATGCTCAGGAAGGCCAGCAGGGCCTACGGTGCACCGCTGCCGCACAGAACGTATTCCCTCTGCCCGGAGACCAGAAGGGTTGTCCCCGCACTCGTCTGGGAGAAGGACGGCAAGGTATGGATAACGAAGCGCTGTCCGGAAGGTATGATAACCGATGTCTATTATGAGGACGTTGAGCAGTATTACAGGTTCCAGAAGTGGAAGTTCGATTTCAAGCTCATGAGCGCCAACGTTGACGCCTCGGGCGTCAACTGTCCCCTCGACTGCGGCCTCTGTGCGAGGCACCGCTCCCACACCAGCCTTCTCAACATCGTTCTCACCAACCGCTGCAACCTGAGCTGCTGGTACTGCTTCTTCTACGCCAAGGAGGGCCAGCCGATATACGAACCCACCCTCGAGCAGATACGCATGATGCTCCGCAACGCCAAGAAGGAGCATCCGATAGGTGCCAACGCCGTCCAGCTCACCGGAGGCGAGCCCACCCTCAGGGATGACCTCATAGAGGTAATCAGAATCGCCAAGGAGGAGGGCTACGACCACGTCCAGCTCAACACCGATGGAATAAAGCTCGCTTTCGAGCCGGAACTGGTCAAAGAGATACGCAGGGCAGGGGTCAACGTACTGTACCTCAGCTACGATGGAATGAGCCCCCAGACCAACTGGAAGAACCACTGGGAGATTCCGCTCATCTTTGAGAACGTCAGGAAGGCCAACGGGCCGGGCATAGTCCTCGTGCCGACCACCATAAGGAACGTCAACGACCACGAGCTCGGGGCAATAATAAACTTCGGCCTCAACCACCTGGACATCGTCAGGGGCGTCAACTTCCAGCCGATTTCCCTCGTCGGAAGGGTCCCCAAGAAGGAGCGCCAGCGCTTCAGAATAACGATCCCCGGGGCCATAAAGCGCATAGAGGAGCAGACTCACGGTGCAATAGCCAGGGAGGACTGGTACCCGATCCCGATAGCCGGCCACATAGCCAAGTTCTTTGAGGCATTTTCAGGAAGCAAGTACTACATGACCAGCCACTACGGCTGCGGCGCGGCGACCTACGTCTTCCTCGACAGGGAAAACAAGAGGGTCGTTCCGATAGGAAGGTTCCTCGACGTCGAGGGGTTTGTTGAGTACCTGGAGAGCAAGGCGGAGGAGATAGAGCACTGGAAGAGCATGGGCAGGCTCCACAAGCTCAAACTTGGTGCCGAGATATTCATGAAGTTCAAGAGCTTCTACGACGAGAAGTACGCCCCGGAGGGGCTCGGAGTCCTCGACCTCATAAAGAACGCCTTCGTTCACGGCAACTACGACGCCCTTGGAAAGTTCCACATAAACTCCCTCTTCCTTGGAATGATGCACTTCATGGACGAGTACAACTACGACGTTGAGAGGGTTGAGCGCTGCGTCATCCACTACGCAATGCCGGACGGAAGGATAGTGCCCTTCTGTACCTTCAACGTGATCCCTGAGCTCTACAGGGACAAGGTTCAGGCCCAGTTCAGCTACACCTGGGAGGAGTGGAAGGCCATGCACCCAGACTGGGAGTACCAGAAGGACAAGTACATCAGGACGAAGGAGTTCGTTGAGCGGATGAAGAACAGCGAGCTCTACAGGAAGACCTACATCGACATCGAGGACTACCTTGGGGTCATGGAAAGCGGGAAGTGAGGTGGTCGAAATGAGCGTCAGTCCGGACAAGAGGCTCACGATGCTCAGCTTCAGGTTCGGGAACATAGACTGGGAGAAGGCCACGGCAAAGCAGTACGAGCTCCTGAAGGACGAGAGGATATGGAGGGCGTTCCTCAACGGATACTCCAAGAACGGCTTCGTGATATTCGACGAGGACGCACTTCCCAGGGAGGAGCTCCTGGAGGCCCTGAAAGAGCTGGAACCGGAAATAGTCGGAGAGGAGCGCATAGCGGTGAAGGAGCTCGTGGAATCCAGCTACTCATGGAACAACATCCTGGGGAGCATGGAATCATAAAAAGAAAAGGCTCAGCGAAGCTCTATTCTTACCTTTCCTTTCATGTCCTCTTTCTCCAGCTCGAAGCTGACGATTCCGCTGAACGAGTCTAGTTCAAGGATGTTCTTGCCTGCCTTAACGTCGAAGGTCTCGGCAACGGCCTCCCCTGCGGGAAGCGAGAGGTCGTACTCATAGACGGTCAGCCTGTTGTCGCCGCTCAGGTAGAGAACCATCCTCGGCTCGCGGTAGCCGTCCAGCGGGATCCCTCCGAAGGTTCCACCGCCCATCTCCTTCGCCATGCCAGGCAGTGCCAGGGGCAGTGAGAAGCTCACCGCAGGTGGCCTCTCCTGGATTACCTTCTCGTCAAGGATGACTATGTCCCTGTTCCCGGTGTCGAAGGGCGTCGCCTCGGTTGAGCCTGTGTTCGGGGTTGTGTTGGTGGCCACGAGGAGCTTTCCGTCCATCTTCTCGATGCTCGTAACCCTCGCCCCAAAAGCCCCAACAATCTTGACCATTGGCGGGGCGATGTAGAGGAGAACGCTGGGGCCGGTTATCGTGTTGGTCGTTGCCCATGTTAGACTTCCATCCGGCCGGTAGAGGACATCGTGGTGGGCGTTGTAGGCCGTCAGTATCCCACCGCCGACGTTTACGGCGTTGACCCTGAAGGGGGCGTAGAAGGTGTAGAACTCAAAGAGGCGGAAGAACCGGAAGTCCTCGCCCATCAGCGGGTTGCCGGCTATTATCCCACCGCGGACGAAGGCAAAGGCCCTGTTGTACGCGCTCGCCAGCGGACCGTATTCTGGCCTTATATACGGTCTCCCATCGACGCTGTCCCCGGGTTTAAACGCCTCCCACTTTCCGGTTATCAGGTCGAGGGCCTTTATCTCCCTCAGCCCGGAGGTGAAGTTGCTGCCGACGCCGAAGAAGGCCGCGTCGTGGACTACCGTCCCCCTGAGGGAAGGCTCGTGGATCAGGGGCTCGGCCTTCCCGGTTCTCCTGTCAAGGGCATAGACGCCGAGGTTTGCGTGCCCGTCCTCCCTCGCGAGCAAAAGCCTGTCGCCGTACGGGTCGTAGAGTATATCGCTAACCTCTCCCGCCCAGTCCGTTTCATGGTGAATCGAGTCCTTCCAGAGGAGCCTTATTGAGTCGTTTTCCGTGTCGTAGACGTGGACGTGGGAGTACTTGTTGTGGAAGAGTATCCTCCTGTCCTCCCTGTAAACGGCAGGGGCGTGAACCCAGCCGCCGAAGTAGATGAACTCATCGACCGTCTCGACCGCGTTGTAGGTATCTCCGCCGCTCGTCGGGGGGTCGCCGAGAAGGGTGAAGTCATAGACCTTCTCCTGACCGTCCCTGACGAAGTGCGCCTCGGCCTCAAAGGCCAGCGTGAAGTAAAGCGTCCCGTTGTGGTATTTCAGCCCGAATATGCCGCCGCTGCCCCACTCCGGGCCGTACCTTGGGGGGAATCTATAGTCCCTGAGAAGCATGGTATCACCGGTAGTGCTATGTGCTCCGGTCTTATTGGCCTTTCGCCTTCGGGAGGCTTTTATACCACCTCACCCTAACTGAAAGCATGAGGCCCTACCGAGGACTGGCGATAATATTCGGCTTCTATGCACTGGGTGAGTTCACGAGCTTTGCCCTCAACCTGCCGATCCCGGGGAGCGTCCTTGGAATGCTCTACCTCCTCGCGGCCCTCCTCGGAGGTGCAGTAAAGCTCGAATGGGTTGAGGATGAGGCCGAGCTCTTCGTCAGGAACATGAGCGTCATGTTCATCCCCCCTGGGGTGGGGATAGTGACCTACCTTGGCCTCATAAGGAGCCAGGCCGTTCCCATATTCACCGCCCTGGTTCTGAGCTTCCTGATCACTCTCGTCGTAACAGCGAAGACCGTTGAGTTTCTCAGGAGGTGGAAGGAATGAACCCGCTCGGAATAACGCTCACCCTCGCTGTCTTCTACCTGTTCTCGGAGCTCCACTCCAGAAAGAGGGCGTTCTACACGAACCCGGTTCTCCTCTCCATAATCACGATAGCGGTCATCCTGAAGTGGTTCGGAATCCCCTACGGGAGCTACATGGACAGCGCGGTAATCCTCAAATTCCTCCTCGGACCGGCGGTGGTGAGCCTCGCCATCCCGGTTTACAAGGGCAGGGAGACCATAAGGGCCTACGCACGGGAGATAGGGGTTGGAATTGTCCTCGGTGGAACTGTTGCAATCCTGAGCGCGTTCTACATCACGAAGCTCCTCGGCGGAAGTGAGGAAGTCCTCCTGAGCATAGCCCCGAAGAGCGTCACCACGGCCATAGCGATCGGCATAAGTGAAAAGATAGGCGGTATTCCAGCTTTGACCGCGGTTCTCGTGATACTCACGGGGCTCCTTGGCAACGCCTTCGCCCCGGAGCTGCTCAGCCTCATTAAGGTCAGGGACAGAATAGCCAGGGGATTGGCGACTGGGGTCAGCTCCCACGGCCTCGGAACCGCGAGGATAATACTGGAGGACGAGCTCGCCGGGGCGGTCAGCGGCCTGGCCATGGCCCTAAACGGTGTCTTCACGTCCCTACTGCTTCCCTACCTAATCGAACTCCTCAAGTAGGCACTCGCTTATCCTGAGCCTGTCCTTGGCGTCGAGGAAGAGCGTGAAGTCCCGTCTCGCGAGCCTGTCCTCAACGGGCGCGTGCTCCACGAGGAAGGCTATTATCTCGGCCGTGCTGTAGGGAACCTTGATTTTCAGCTCGTCGGCCTTCCTGAAGAGCCTCTCGGGAACCGAGAAGATGTCTTCCCCCTTCCTCACTTCGACGCTTATCTTCGAGTTTATCTGCTCCCAGAGGAGGAGCGTGTTCCTAGCCTTCTCGACCTTTTCAAGGGCGCGCCTCTCAAGGATGCTTATATTGGCCCTGCTCGTTCCGAGCATCTCCGCTATCTCGCTCTGCTTAAGGCCCCTGGCTCGCAGGCGGAGGATCCTAATCTGCTGTTCGGTGAGAAAGCTCCGGTTCCCCATTTTAAACACCAGAGTTTAACACGGTGCTGAAGATTAAAAAGTTTTTCTCAAAAAGCTGGACAGAGACCGTTGAAACGCCCGGAGAGCACTAGGGACGAACCCCTCAAACCGGAGAGGACTCACAGGTCTAAAGCTCTCAGAAAAGGCTGTTAGAATTCTGGTGGTCCCGCGGCCCGGATTTGAACCGGGGACCTGCGGATCTACAGTCCGCCGCCGCTCCCAGGCTAGGCTACCGCGGGACCCTACAGGCAGCCCGTTCCATAATCCCCCGGGTAGGTTTATAAATTTTTCTCCCGAGGTAATTGGGGTGGGAACATGAAGCTCTACGAACCTGTTACACTCGCCATGCCGCTCGCGAAGGAAATTGGAGAGTTCATAAGGCGCGAGGGCAGGCTGCCAAGCGGCAACGAGCTCCGCGAGATGCTGAAAAGTTTTGGAATGGATGAGAGCTGCCTCGACCGGGGACTGGCCCTTTACAGGAGCAGGTTCCTTATAGCCCTCGCCTTTCCGAGGGAAGGGACGCTGGTGGTTGACGTCATCTCCTCAAGCGGCGAGCTCAGCGATGCGCTGGAGGTCATAGCCTACAACGACAAGAAGCTCGGGGCATTCGTCGTCGAGATTCTGCCGAGCAACGACCTCGAATACGAGGGGAACATAGGGATAGAGCCGGTAATAATAGACGAAAAAACCCTTGAACTGGAGAGCAACCCCATCCTGGGCCACTTCGAGGAGGACGAAGAGGGGCTCTTCCTCGTCATAGGCCGCGAGACCTACGAGCGCTGGAGAAACGAAGGGGACGTTCACGTCTGCCCCCTCTGCGGCGGAGAACTCGCCTGGAAGGGGGAGAGGGCCTACTGCCAGGACTGCGGTTATGGAGTGAGGGTGGTGAAAAGATGAGCAGGGCGATAAAGACCCAGCTTGTTAAATACTCCCGTCTCGCCCACGAGCGGGGATTAACGGCGGCATTTGGGGGGAACCTGAGCATCAGAAAGGGAAACCTCGTCTTCATCAAGGCCACCGGGGCAGTAATGGACGAGATGACCCGGGAACAGGTGGCGGTCGTGGACATGGACGGAAGGCAGGTCTCGGGGGTAAGACCCTCCTCGGAGTACAGGCTCCACCTCGCCGTTTACAGGAGGCGGCCGGACGTTAGGGCGATAGCGCACCTCCATCCCCCCCACGCGATAGCGGCCACCGCCCTAATCGAGTGGGAACTGCCGATAATGACCCCCGAGGCGGAGATATACCTGAAGAGAATCCCGATAGCCCCGTTCAGACCTGCTGGAACTCAGGAGCTGGCCGACGTCGTGGCAGACGCGATACTCCAGTCCGATGCAGTCTTGATGGAGAGGCACGGCATAGTGACCGTTGGGAGGACTCTGAGGGAGGCATTCTACAAGGCAGAACTCGTGGAGGAGAGTGCAAAGCTCTGGCACCTTACCAGAAAATAGCCGCTTCTTTTTATTCACAAGAAAGCGCAGGAAATGAGCGTAAAAAGAAAACGCTCACTTGACCTGCTCAAGGGCACCGAGGACTTCCCAGATGATCGTCCTCGTGTGCATCGGCATGTTCGGGTCCTCGCTTATCTCCTCAAGGATAGCTATCGCATCGGCCGCCCTGACGGCGGGTTCCTTGCTCTCGTCGAGGAGGGCCTCGATGGCCTGCTCGGCGGCGCGCCTTATGTTCCTTGGAACAACGGTGTCCTGGACGACCTGCTCCTTGAGAACCTGCACGATCTGGCCGATGAGCTCGCTCATTCTATCACCCCCTTTTCTAAAGAATTGTTACTAAAACCTTCCCGGATTATCTTAATCTCTCTTAACTAAAAAGCTTTTCGGTCAACGTCGAAACCGAAGAAAGGGGAAGAGTCCAGACTAGAACTCCACACCCCTCCTCGCGAGGATTCCCCTCCGGTACGGGTGCTTTACCTCCCTCATCTCGGTGACGTAGTCGGCAAGCTCAAACAGCTCCTCCGGACAGTAGCGGCCGGTCAGAACGAGCTCGGTGTGGGGCGCTTTGCTCTTGATGAGCCCCTTGACCTCATCAACATCGAGCATGCCGAAGCCGAGGGCGACGCATATCTCGTCGAGTATCACCAGATCCCATTCGCTGCTTGAGACTACCTCTTTAGCGCGCTGAAGGGCCTTCTTGGCGGCCGCTATGTCGTCGGGCTCGGGCTTTCCGTGGACGAACTTGGGCAAACCGAAGGACTCTATAACGGCACCGCACTCCCTTATCTTCTTCTGCTCGCCGTAGACGTCCGGCGCCTTCATGAACTGGAGGACGATGACCCTTCCGCCGGAGCCGAGCATTCTCACCGCGAGGCCAAGAGCAGCGGTCGTCTTTCCCTTTCCGTTCCCCGTGTAGATGTGGACGAGGCCGAGTTTTTCTTTCCAGGGCATGTTGGCTTCACCGGGTGGATATAATCGCCAGGGTTTTTAGGGGTTTGGAATGGATTGAGTTGTGAGGGGGAACAAGTCTGGCATGAGTTAACCAAAACCTGAGGGGAAGTCCAAAAACGCCCAAAGGCACGGAAAACACAATTGTTGGTCGCATTAGAAAAGTGTCTAAGGCAAGTACACAGGGAATAGCTGATTAGAATTGCTTAAACGGCATTAATCGGGACTAAACTAATTCCAGCCAAGTGAAGTCCCGTCATCAGTGATGGGCCCTTCACCCAGTTAAAGTCCCCTGAACCTTCCCAGACCCCGGTTTGCTCTTGTGGTTCGTTGCCTCTGGTTGTTATCATGATAACAATACACTCTTTCTCTGCCTTTTTTGTTATCATGATAACGCAAAGCGATGTAATCGCCATGGTTTTTAGGGGGTCGGATGAAAGTTATAAAAACCTGTTCAAACTACAACAATGGAGGAACGAATATGAGAGAAGTTCCGTTCGAGGAATATCTGGAATTCATAAAAAAGCACGATCACGTCATTATAGAGAATCAAAGAATAGAGATTGGAAAACCCATCCCAATCAAAACATTTCAGCCTCAGAACTTCAAGCTTGAAACAACGACCGTATGGAGCTTCCCCGAACGTGGAAAATGGGCAACCCATTATGCAAATGCAAAATACAGAGGAAATTGGGCCCCCCAAGTTCCACGAAATCTGATATTACAGTATACAAAGCCGGGGGATACTGTTCTAGATGCATTCTTAGGAAGCGGAACAACGCTGATAGAGTGCAAACTCCTAGGACGACACGGGATCGGGGTCGACATAAACTATGAGGCTCTAATGGTAGCATGGGATAGATTGAATTTCGAGTATGACCCCCGTAAGGATGGGCAGCCCACGTTAAGCTCATACCTCGGACTAAAAGAGAGTATTGAGTGGGTGGAACCTCAAATTCGCCTTTATCATGGTGACGCAAGAAAATTAGACAAAATTGAAGACGAGAGCATAGATCTAATAGCTACTCATCCACCCTATGCTAACATCATAGGGTATACAAAAAGAGCACGTTCTCCTGTGAATGGAGATCTGTCCAACGTTAACTCAATAGATGAGTTTATTTCAGAAATGAAAAAAGTTGCGGAGGAGTTCTATAGGGTGCTCAAACCTGGAAAATATGCTGCGATCCTAATGGGAGACACTAGACGGCATAGGCATTACGTTCCTATAGCCTTCAGGGTCATGAAAGTGTTTTTGGAAG contains:
- a CDS encoding pantoate kinase; amino-acid sequence: MLVRAFVPAHITAFFVPMFHDDPLKAGSLGAGVNIDKGVNVFASVEEGSLERHIHIAFNGEPVEKKRAIISYSVADELVPRDFHGEVEIWQYFDFPNGYGFGNSAGGALGTALALSYTFGGTWLKAAQIAHKYEVINRGGLGDVVAQMAGGMEVRVKAGGPGIGVVDNLFFEDYRVLVVPLGRLSTREVLDGDVVKAIELWGREALEKLLRGPSPERMMVLAREFAEKTGLLEGELLELARELDRVLGNPSSMIMLGRGLFALVRDNELEKAKGLLADLGLPYDVTGIHAGRPVVGRWVG
- a CDS encoding Na+/H+ antiporter NhaC family protein, which translates into the protein MSDFGILSLLPPLVAIILAIWTKRVILALFAGVWIGGVMISGWNPVTGTTQTLDWIVANATDDWNVKILLFDFLIGAGVGLIYKSGGAYAIGRALASRVKSSRGASLMGWLLGVLIFFDDYTNTIIVGNTMRPITDRTRVSREMLAYIDDSTAAPVAGLAIVSTWIGYEVGLIGDAFSKLNVDLASVGGAYGAWAHSVPFRFYSILAIILVFIVALTHRHYGAMLQAEMRARTEGKVLRDGAKPLMTTEVDLGMPKEGGSVHIFIWPILTLIFVTLYGMWYTGGGGEVYATDGLMGVLGNSDSALALLWGSFAMVVVAFFLVLATKQMTIEEAEDAIVRGMKQMVIANTILLLAWSIKSATDAVGTAPYIVDLAKSAGVTGSWVPLIVFLISMFISFTTGTSWGTFSIMLPIAIPLAYGVTGYVGPEVFAAIGAVFAGGIFGDHCSPISDTTIMSSMFSGSDHIDHVTTQVPYAMTASGVGIILYLLFGLGVHSWWILLPLGFVLLIGAWYFLSEWYGKKYGIPHGKVPVYVVEE
- the udg gene encoding type-4 uracil-DNA glycosylase; this encodes MGREEAMRKLEERIKACQRCPLGKLRTNAVPGSGSYGAEIMFVGEAPGYWEDQKGLPFVGRAGKVLDELLAEIGLTRDEVYITNIVKCRPPENRDPTDDEIKACSPYLDRQIDIIRPKVIVPLGRHSMRYILEKFGFEAEPISKIHGKTFEANTLFGKFVIMPMYHPAVALYRPPLKEELRKDFLKLKELIRGSP
- the tes gene encoding tetraether lipid synthase Tes, with product MAESVGEVPSGEKEFDQLTRRIRDIVEFPEISEEEFEEMLRKASRAYGAPLPHRTYSLCPETRRVVPALVWEKDGKVWITKRCPEGMITDVYYEDVEQYYRFQKWKFDFKLMSANVDASGVNCPLDCGLCARHRSHTSLLNIVLTNRCNLSCWYCFFYAKEGQPIYEPTLEQIRMMLRNAKKEHPIGANAVQLTGGEPTLRDDLIEVIRIAKEEGYDHVQLNTDGIKLAFEPELVKEIRRAGVNVLYLSYDGMSPQTNWKNHWEIPLIFENVRKANGPGIVLVPTTIRNVNDHELGAIINFGLNHLDIVRGVNFQPISLVGRVPKKERQRFRITIPGAIKRIEEQTHGAIAREDWYPIPIAGHIAKFFEAFSGSKYYMTSHYGCGAATYVFLDRENKRVVPIGRFLDVEGFVEYLESKAEEIEHWKSMGRLHKLKLGAEIFMKFKSFYDEKYAPEGLGVLDLIKNAFVHGNYDALGKFHINSLFLGMMHFMDEYNYDVERVERCVIHYAMPDGRIVPFCTFNVIPELYRDKVQAQFSYTWEEWKAMHPDWEYQKDKYIRTKEFVERMKNSELYRKTYIDIEDYLGVMESGK
- a CDS encoding DUF3213 domain-containing protein, coding for MSVSPDKRLTMLSFRFGNIDWEKATAKQYELLKDERIWRAFLNGYSKNGFVIFDEDALPREELLEALKELEPEIVGEERIAVKELVESSYSWNNILGSMES
- a CDS encoding DUF2139 domain-containing protein, which encodes MLLRDYRFPPRYGPEWGSGGIFGLKYHNGTLYFTLAFEAEAHFVRDGQEKVYDFTLLGDPPTSGGDTYNAVETVDEFIYFGGWVHAPAVYREDRRILFHNKYSHVHVYDTENDSIRLLWKDSIHHETDWAGEVSDILYDPYGDRLLLAREDGHANLGVYALDRRTGKAEPLIHEPSLRGTVVHDAAFFGVGSNFTSGLREIKALDLITGKWEAFKPGDSVDGRPYIRPEYGPLASAYNRAFAFVRGGIIAGNPLMGEDFRFFRLFEFYTFYAPFRVNAVNVGGGILTAYNAHHDVLYRPDGSLTWATTNTITGPSVLLYIAPPMVKIVGAFGARVTSIEKMDGKLLVATNTTPNTGSTEATPFDTGNRDIVILDEKVIQERPPAVSFSLPLALPGMAKEMGGGTFGGIPLDGYREPRMVLYLSGDNRLTVYEYDLSLPAGEAVAETFDVKAGKNILELDSFSGIVSFELEKEDMKGKVRIELR
- a CDS encoding CidA/LrgA family protein; its protein translation is MRPYRGLAIIFGFYALGEFTSFALNLPIPGSVLGMLYLLAALLGGAVKLEWVEDEAELFVRNMSVMFIPPGVGIVTYLGLIRSQAVPIFTALVLSFLITLVVTAKTVEFLRRWKE
- a CDS encoding CidB/LrgB family autolysis modulator → MNPLGITLTLAVFYLFSELHSRKRAFYTNPVLLSIITIAVILKWFGIPYGSYMDSAVILKFLLGPAVVSLAIPVYKGRETIRAYAREIGVGIVLGGTVAILSAFYITKLLGGSEEVLLSIAPKSVTTAIAIGISEKIGGIPALTAVLVILTGLLGNAFAPELLSLIKVRDRIARGLATGVSSHGLGTARIILEDELAGAVSGLAMALNGVFTSLLLPYLIELLK
- a CDS encoding Tfx family DNA-binding protein — protein: MGNRSFLTEQQIRILRLRARGLKQSEIAEMLGTSRANISILERRALEKVEKARNTLLLWEQINSKISVEVRKGEDIFSVPERLFRKADELKIKVPYSTAEIIAFLVEHAPVEDRLARRDFTLFLDAKDRLRISECLLEEFD
- a CDS encoding aldolase, whose amino-acid sequence is MSRAIKTQLVKYSRLAHERGLTAAFGGNLSIRKGNLVFIKATGAVMDEMTREQVAVVDMDGRQVSGVRPSSEYRLHLAVYRRRPDVRAIAHLHPPHAIAATALIEWELPIMTPEAEIYLKRIPIAPFRPAGTQELADVVADAILQSDAVLMERHGIVTVGRTLREAFYKAELVEESAKLWHLTRK
- a CDS encoding UPF0147 family protein produces the protein MSELIGQIVQVLKEQVVQDTVVPRNIRRAAEQAIEALLDESKEPAVRAADAIAILEEISEDPNMPMHTRTIIWEVLGALEQVK